One Saccharomyces eubayanus strain FM1318 chromosome XVI, whole genome shotgun sequence DNA segment encodes these proteins:
- the CSR2 gene encoding Csr2p, translating into MNVVSKSSFADKEAKPIMQSPVPIVIASSSDKRDVGPTVTANENTNASDTLQRLTNNKETTSSYLSPPKTTVIGNRRRSSSVRSALSAFFGAGTSPTSNVDDYSNPATHNYTTAPPLSSRFRGNSLSSDVPSNTYTGTGSYQPQRHRNSVPYTAIDQLHTRQDTGMRRESDPVALKKFTSGNNGTLKPLMSHRSESGSSFVGNVLSDYLTDRGFIKQKLLYNKKNVLDVSIATSAESVFLPTTKSNETEYLSLINGSLDRAQTQPLVATNTVGNELSPFSPGMDTLNENNDLSLLSLPKQRPIPANTANIDSTGFSNMAGNTSSTSNNNTTDTDSLGSNHNIVNNTGQVTRNTHSHSRPRSRSRSTAWNTQMPSFSFALIFCLNRPATLTDIKVELTSNVRIVWFNGLPPAKSVNEECYNIGALDWTLNADNFNLFIPRDAKSLVDIVENHSNTRRLKVLQKLSMRKRHSFSSKTMLKENILNKLNSSDASNKLNAGVYIFTIPIILANHIPESLYYPSAKVSYTLRLATRLEDEHSQVNTSQPHPTSLSSSVDPHSHTYCDPNENSRADDTIEGETYNTDSKSRSKTPFPSSWLKNVKGRLKLNSSNGGIECDSNGSLTAADSASQRADLNSLVYSEYPLHLVRTPPEISITTANKPLYINKVWENSLSYEISFAQKYVPLNGEIPITIKVAPLVKTITVKRIRVSCREKISFRSKDYQHDFDQLDPLALDPCNPYHMRYLVRKKKDRSLPLFEVASKSTSGPAIREEVVNNTIDDNLLAYTSTKEKNKNIPFSESFTIKTKLNFPKYSEIDATKTTNLPTYGIDLFDPIKDSGQVESTSNNSNMLGFLMGHSNKTSNMPHKLQPEEGHNNFKDQGVNEVTTLQTSSNVPVQFYTRLNKPRRGLYLDSMHFKNIQCSHKLEIVLRVSKTDDSNPQLTRHYEIIVDTPIYLISDLCNTSNIDLPTYDMATTESSKVLPPTFEEATSVSASPRSSLSYYPDDISMQQLHLSRSTSLANGYLSKIHSKATTVSETFNSAPFQGQKDQQPHVLRTEDFSPQMTNAENTYNNMDGLLSQDILEQRNVSTLLEGDNTTTMDFNKNIFTPRGNPCTLISNDDDYNDIDNDKDGPGPIVHPGTEPPRYDEISS; encoded by the coding sequence ATGAACGTTGTTTCTAAGTCGAGTTTCGCAGACAAAGAAGCAAAGCCGATTATGCAGTCTCCCGTTCCTATAGTGATTGCAAGCAGTTCAGACAAGAGAGATGTCGGTCCAACAGTCACTGCGAATGAAAATACAAATGCGAGTGATACGTTGCAACGATTGACCAACAACAAGGAAACTACCTCTTCTTACCTGTCTCCGCCGAAAACAACAGTAATTGGTAatagaagaagatcttCCAGCGTTAGAAGCGCCCTTTCGGCCTTTTTTGGTGCTGGTACCAGCCCGACATCCAATGTGGACGATTATTCGAACCCGGCAACCCATAATTATACCACTGCTCCGCCGTTGTCGTCCAGGTTTAGAGGAAATAGTCTCTCCTCTGACGTTCCTAGTAATACCTATACTGGCACCGGTTCTTACCAACCGCAGAGACATAGGAATTCGGTGCCGTACACCGCCATTGATCAATTACATACAAGACAAGATACGGGCATGAGAAGGGAATCGGATCCTGttgctttgaagaaatttaCCAGCGGCAACAATGGGACATTGAAACCGCTTATGTCACATCGCTCCGAATCTggctcttcttttgttggtAACGTATTATCGGACTATTTGACAGATCGCGGTTTCATTAAGCAGAAactattatataataagaaaaatgtgCTGGACGTTTCCATTGCGACAAGTGCAGAATCTGTTTTCTTGCCGACTACAAAAAGTAACGAAACAGAGTATTTGTCACTGATTAATGGCTCTTTAGACCGTGCGCAAACACAACCTCTCGTGGCCACTAATACCGTTGGGAATGAACTCTCTCCTTTCTCCCCTGGCATGGACACtttgaatgaaaacaaCGATTTGTCGCTACTTTCGTTACCTAAACAGCGGCCCATTCCTGCGAACACCGCAAATATAGACAGCACTGGGTTCTCGAATATGGCCGGTAACACATCATCAACCTCTAATAACAACACAACAGATACGGATTCTCTTGGTTCGAATCACAATATCGTAAACAATACAGGACAAGTGACGCGAAACACGCATTCGCATTCACGTCCTCGATCGCGTTCTCGCTCGACAGCTTGGAATACTCAGATGCCCTCCTTCAGCTTTGCCTTAATATTTTGCTTGAATAGGCCAGCCACACTTACGGACATCAAAGTGGAACTTACTTCAAATGTGAGAATCGTATGGTTCAACGGCCTTCCTCCGGCCAAAAGTGTCAATGAAGAATGCTATAACATAGGTGCTCTAGATTGGACCTTGAATGCGGATAATTTCAACCTCTTCATACCGCGGGATGCCAAGTCTCTCGTCGATATCGTTGAGAACCATTCAAATACCAGGAGATTAAAAGTGCTGCAGAAATTATCGATGAGGAAACGCCATTCCTTCTCGAGCAAAACCATgcttaaagaaaatatactgAATAAACTAAATTCGTCCGATGCTTCTAACAAATTAAATGCCggtgtatatatatttaccaTTCCTATTATCCTTGCCAATCATATCCCTGAATCGCTATATTACCCATCGGCAAAGGTCTCTTACACTTTAAGATTAGCAACAAGACTAGAAGATGAACATTCACAAGTAAACACATCACAGCCGCATCCTACTTctctctcttcttctgtggATCCACATTCGCATACCTACTGTGATCCTAACGAAAATTCAAGAGCCGATGATACCATCGAAGGGGAAACATACAACACCGATAGCAAATCCCGTAGCAAAACTccatttccttcttcatGGCTGAAAAACGTTAAAGGCCGCTTAAAATTGAATAGTTCTAATGGTGGCATTGAATGTGACAGCAATGGTTCACTCACCGCTGCTGACTCTGCGTCACAAAGAGCCGACTTAAATTCCTTGGTATATTCAGAGTATCCACTCCATTTAGTGAGAACTCCGCCCGAAATATCTATCACCACAGCAAATAAACCACTTTACATAAATAAAGTTTGGGAGAATTCTCTCTCTTATGAGATTTCATTTGCTCAAAAATATGTTCCCTTGAATGGTGAAATCCCGATTACTATCAAGGTAGCGCCATTAGTGAAAACTATTACCGTGAAGAGAATTCGTGTTAGTTgcagagaaaaaatatcctTCAGAAGTAAAGACTACCAGCACGATTTTGACCAATTAGACCCATTAGCTTTGGATCCATGTAATCCTTATCACATGAGATATTTggtgagaaaaaaaaaggacaGAAGTTTACCACTATTTGAAGTAGCTTCCAAGAGCACAAGTGGTCCTGCCATTAGAGAAGAAGTCGTTAATAACACCATTGACGATAATTTATTGGCTTACACCtcaaccaaagaaaagaataaaaacatcCCGTTTTCTGAATCATTTACGATCAAGACGAAACTAAACTTTCCCAAATACTCCGAAATCGACGCTACCAAAACCACAAATTTACCTACTTATGGTATTGACCTTTTTGATCCAATAAAAGATTCAGGTCAAGTTGAAAGCACTTCtaacaatagcaatatGTTGGGCTTTCTAATGGGTCATTCAAATAAGACCTCTAATATGCCCCACAAACTTCAACCAGAAGAGGGCCATAATAATTTTAAAGATCAAGGTGTGAACGAAGTAACAACTTTACAAACTAGCTCCAATGTCCCCGTTCAATTCTATACGCGACTGAACAAACCAAGACGTGGTTTGTATTTGGACAGCATGcattttaaaaatattcaatgCTCACATAAATTAGAAATTGTTTTGAGAGTTAGTAAAACCGACGACAGTAACCCACAACTTACAAGGCATTACGAAATAATTGTCGATACGCCAATATATTTGATTTCAGACTTATGCAATACTTCCAATATTGACTTACCCACGTACGATATGGCCACTACTGAATCATCCAAGGTTCTACCACCAACTTTCGAAGAGGCAACGTCTGTCTCAGCATCACCAAGATCCTCCTTATCTTATTATCCTGACGATATTTCTATGCAACAACTACATCTTTCCAGGTCAACTTCCTTGGCAAACGGTTATCTGTCGAAGATACATTCGAAAGCAACAACGGTCTCGGAAACATTTAATAGTGCCCCGTTTCAAGGCCAGAAAGATCAACAACCACATGTTTTAAGGACCGAAGATTTTTCACCGCAAATGACAAATGCAGAAAATACATACAATAATATGGATGGCTTACTTTCGCAAGACATCTTGGAACAGAGAAATGTTTCTACACTATTAGAGGGGGATAATACCACTACGATGGATTTTAATAAGAATATATTCACACCACGGGGCAATCCTTGTACCCTTATTAGTAACGATGACGATTATAATGATattgataatgataaagacGGGCCTGGTCCAATAGTTCATCCAGGTACTGAACCGCCAAGATACGATGAGATTTCCTCCTGA